In the genome of Caenorhabditis elegans chromosome IV, the window cttgcgaaaaaatgtcacactacgttttcattaataactcCAGAGCCGCGTGACTTCATgctctaatatttgaaatcctactagaaatattttgccccacggtggagcagaaaacggcactaagttcggagcaaaattgagcccaggacggctttccccagtttgaaaaatatttttatagctctttttacccccaaaaaagcaggttttaattgaattaaaattcgggttttgctcggttttgttccaaatttctgtgcaagatactactcagagaggctgattttttgaagaaaagtaTAAATTCCTAAGttcaaaaggaaaaaagttgtgataaaacaaaagtccaaaaaacgacattttgccaaaaaaaaaaattttttcctaataaGTCGTTTTTCCTCTTTATCTCAAGTTtaacttcatcttttttcataattcttTGACTACCCCACGTAAAAAAGTACGCTGAATACGATTTTCAACTCAGaaccaagaaaaaatcatTGCGTCGGCTGATCAAGACgaaaaagtgccaaattttgcacacttttccattttcgcgAGTCTACTTTTTTCACCATAACTCGGtcaactttcaagtttttttaattttctaaaaagtgacgtgtaggtctcagcaagacgcatcgagacatataacatttgtaaaaagttcagtgggaaaatttttcaagaaaaaaataattcaaaaatttagtactgcGGGGAGTGGTTTCCTGGGCCTCCTgagcattttttccactaaagttttgcggaatgtatttttgattcatagtttttgattttatctaaTGGAAGCTAAAGTTTCGTCGCATTAGCAATGctctgccaagagatattatttttattaattttcaggccaaaacttgttttttttctatacatctgtctgtgtacaagatatagccctcaactgtacgtctcttttttgggaaatcaataatgagtacaatcctgtaataaaatgttcaaaaattcgttttcccgcTGACATATCAGTAataaacggttttcgaacgccttttctcaaaatgtaattattgaagaaagcggaatcgaAAGACGACTCCTGTCCAGAAATTTTCCTTCCCTGCATCTCCCTGCCTTGTCTCTCCCgcatggccgagtggttagTCCGTATGGCTGTGAATATTTTGCTCGTTGGCTCGATTCCCCCaactgacaaatttttttttgggtaatcgggattcgaatagaaatgctcgattttaagcaaaatatgAGTGGGTCTCCTCTCCTCCCATTGGCTCACTGCAATTGTCACGAACCCTCTgacaggttcgaggcgaagccgagaacctacgTCCGACTGGGGGACTCGCCCTACACCCCCTGCAACTGGCGCTAGTCTAATACGTATTATAAACAGGCGTACAAGTGATACAATCGTTAACTTTTTGGGTAGttattaccggtacagagagtgtagatagttagagagtgacagacatccgggacccaaatgggcggggcgcgcggaagagacgatttgtgtcgatttacgaaattttcctcgttgtcatcatttcgtaaatcgacacaaatcgtgtcttccgcgcgccccgcctcattgggtcccggatgtctgtcaatctctaactatctacattctctgtaccggtaatactggaataaaaaaagtttttgcttTTGAAATCAAAGTAAAACATTCATTctgtttcagataaatttgtgattttttaaaagtatttgcTTTAAACAAATATAGATTTTctctacttttttctttttgtaatttttccaaagtgAACCTACTGTATcagtaactttttttccttggaaaataatttaaagttGAGAAATAATGTCAGAAAATTtgttacttttaaaattttttgccaaaaaaagtaattaaagttctttctggaaatttgaaataattttacagtttcgacaatttttaaaatgaaactaTCAAAGCAAATTGGTTAATTgattactttgaaaatttgaatattcaggcaaaattccattttgttttcaagttgTACATTTTCTAGTGGTTGCTATAAATCAATGTGCATATTTGTAGTATTGGTATGTGTGattcaaacagttttttctttgaacattttaatagttttaacCTGCAGCAACATGctttagaaaattttgcagtttacaaaagttttgtactaaaattaaaaaaaaaaacgttttggtCAAACTTTTCTAAACTGCAGAAATTTACGTGCTTCCATATAAAAAATGACAGTTTCAAGGAATGTTCCTATCAAAATGTGTGGTAACTCTTGTTAATTTCAAAGTCAAAAAAAGAGCTGAATTCACAGAAAGGAAAACATTATGACAGAAAGAAAGTtggtttcaaataattgaataaatttgaaaaaatattttttttgtaattttacagtttccaATAGTTATTATGAATAAGTTAATTTATTGTTATTACTGCTATCTCCGGAAAATCTGCAGgctttcttgaaaattaaaatgaaacattttcactgTTCTATTCCAAAGAACTCATCAGATGCcaagttaaatttttgtagtCTTTCGAAACAAAACCCTGAAAATGTGATGACATCGTTGCTTATAATGCTCATAACCAATTgacgtttttttctaaaattaaaaaaaaattgccgtttCAATAActtcatttgaaaaacttgagaaattaATTTGGTAGTTGGCGTTTTTCaaccatttctaatttttgtaattttgattttttcgctacTCCGTGGTTATTTtcattccgtgattattttcactGGGGAATCGCTCGCCCACTATGGGGGAGTCTACGCAAGGACAACGCAAGGACAAGGACAACATTCTAATGGAATGGAAACGATTGCCCAACTGCACCAATTCTAGTTCAAGCGAACAATGATAACTTTTGTATTCTGTATTCTTTCACGTCTCCTAGCGAGCGTAATaaatcattattattattattactcgATTAcgtataaaataaaaatttgatgccacattttctcaaattgttcgataaaaaattccacactaaattctgaaaagcttAAATAATTTTACCGTTTCACTGACTTTTTATCATTAACTATTGTATTGATAACTAGTAGGGTCGTCTCTTGAGAGCAACacatcaattttccaaatttagcCCTTTCTGATAGTTATTATACACAAGTGCAAATGTTTCTTACatttacatttttggaaaaatttgcagttgaccaaaattttgtgcaaaaatattaaaaaatctcaaagtaTTTGGAGTGTATGATTATGATTATAATTTTGGCCATTATGTTCCTTCTATATGGGTGCAGttttaaattgattattttgcaaaaaaaaaaaacatatactGTTAAACAACTACAAATTTTCCTAACCAAAATGGGCATTAGGtttaaactcaatttttttctcgtcttCCAAAGTAGAACACAAAATAGTTCAACccttaaaaactttttaaaacagcATAAAATCTACTCCAAAAGCCATTGCCAActctgaattgaaatttttggagttatCAATAGAGCGCAACTGCACtaataatgtttcaaattataatcATTGgcttaaaaaacagtttttggaaatcgtggattgttttttttggctcaTTAAACTTGAGTTATTAGCTcacaaaagtaaaaaattgataCTCAATTAATGATCACCTTAGAATGCAAAAATCATCATTGCAccttaaaaattaacaaattgaaacagtaaaattttgtaagtactaaaaattaaaaaattgatctgGTTTTTTGTAAACTGTGTCAACAAATTGTAATCGTACAGAAAAGTGAAGTACCAAATTATAAGTATTacacaaattttgagaaaaatcttcGAATTCTGGAAATATCCAAACTTCActatattttacaaaatcaaaGTTTAAGCGTGATATAATTATTCGATTTTAacagttcgttttttttcaagtttaatgCCTGCCTATTTACCTGCCTACTTGCCTTCACGTATTGTTTTCAAGTTAGCAAGATCAGGCGCAAGGTGGGCCGCTtggaaaacgaaatttttgtgcttttcaCTTCATTGTTCAACTATTAGATgcaatttatcagttttcctTGGTTATCTTGTGTTTTCTAACATCAGAAATGTTATAGGCAAGGCTTGAAGAttgaaaacaatataaaaaaatgtagaattaTATTTTACAATATTCTATTTGGTTACAATCCCTAAAAAcgagtttttagaaaagttggaaaatcactttaaaaaacagtttcaagCATAGCTTATTACAAAAACAACCCTATTAGTAGTATTGTGAAGCCATCgtatttatttcagtttatCTCAAATAAAGTCCACACATCAACTTTCACAATTAATTTCTTGAAGTCGGCAGGGAATACCAGATCCCACTGACACTTGTCTTCATAGATTTCAAGAAGGCATTTGACAGTGTTGAACACCAGGCAATCTGGAAAAGTCTCGACGAGCAAGGTGCAGACGGAGCCTATATTGATCTACTGAAAGagtgttataaaaattgtaccaCAAATTTTATCCCATTCCACAGGCCAGTCGCAGTACCTGTGACCAAAGGAGTTCGACAAGGAGACCCCATCTTTCCGAATCTCTTCTCCGCTTGCCTCGAACACGTTTTCCGAAAGCTTTCCTGGATTGAATTGAAAGGAGAAGCTGAGGATTACGATACGATCCCTGGAATGAGAGTGAATGGCAGAAATCTAACGAACCTTAGATTTGCTGACGATATTGTGCTCATCGCCAATCATCCGAATACTGCCAgcaaaatgctccaagaactcgtacaaaaatgctctgaaGTAGGTCTCGAGATCAATACTGGGAAGACGAAAGTCTTGCGAAACCGATTCGCTGACCCCAGTAAAGTCTACTTCGGTAGCCCTTCCCCCACCACCCAGCTCGACGACGTCGACGAGTACATCTACCTCGGTCGTCAAATCAACGCCCAAAACAACTTGATGCCGGAAATCCATCGAAGACGTAGAGCAGCCTGGGCTGCATTCAATGGAATCAAGAACACCACCGACTCCATCACCGACAAGAAGATTCGTGCGAATCTGTTCGACTCAATTGTCCTTCCAGCGCTCACCTACGGTTCAGAAGCCTGGACATTCACCAAAGCTCTATCCGAACGAGTACGAATCACACATGCCTCCCTAGAAAGACGGCTTGTTGGAATAACACTCACCCAACAACGAGAGCGAGATCTCCATCGAGAAGACATTCGTACGATGTCTCTAGTCAGGAATCCGctcaatttcgtgaaaaagagGAAGCTAGGATGGGCTGGACACGTTGCGAGAAGGAAGACGGAAGATGGGCCACGTTGATGACAGAATGGCGCCCATATGGATGGAAAAGGCCTGTTGGAAGGCCGCCGATGCGATGGACTGATTCGCTGCGAAAGGAGATCACCACTCGTGACGCAGACGGAGAAGTCATCACCCCATGGTCCACTATAGCCAAGGACCGAAAACAATGGCTTGCTGTGATCCGCAGGAATACCACGAATtcctgaagaacggatcgtctaaGTATCCAAAGTAAGTACTGGAAAAGAAAGAGTATAAGAAATAGGAaggcttttccaaaaaatgtatacaCTTCAAATTTATGGTATCAATGCCAAGTCTCCAAACTGCAATCAAAAGTATTCGCTAGTCCCTAGAACATCATgacgtttgaaaaattccagcgAATGAATAATTAAGCAAACAAACTCACCCGATTTTTTAATGCTTATCAGTGATAAAAAGAGAGCAAAACTTTTATTAGTGTGTTAAACACTTGTTGGCACACCCATATACTGATAcaattttgtacattttcgCTCTGCATCATccatttttaatcattttcttttttttctggcagTTTTCCCACTTTACCTGTGAATTTGCATGGCTATAAATTaagtaaaaattttagcgATGCTCCAAAAAACGGCCCTAATTATTGGGGCGTTATCACTGATCGCAGGGGCGTTTTCAGATGATTGTCCATCGTTTTTCACTAAGGATGACAATGGAACGTGCACTATTCGTCAGTGCCTGAATGGAGGATACTTGGATGTTTCCAAACAAATTTGCATCTGCCCTTCCGGTTACCTAGGAATTCATTGTGAAGCTGGTATGTATCAAATCGTGAATTGAAGTGTattgttttcatgtttttattgaaattttcaatatttgtgtTCAgccttttaaattttctcttcTCGAGCAGACTATCATCACTCTAATGCTGAAagaagttatcaaaaagtgacacACCTCGGTCCATGCTACATGTACCTAGAAAACtacgatttttcggaattttccaatgaaaaaagaTGATACACTGTTAATtgtcatcttttttttcgctttatAAGGAAATTCCATTTTGCTTTATATGTTAATTTATCTTAAGATGGTATTTCTTCATATGTTCATTTAATACAAGTCATCACTTTCCCCAAATAAGTATGAGTTTTCTGTCTGAATAGAAAGAGTCCGGTCTGGGAGTCACGAGCCGCTTTTTGTACGCCCTTCATGCATCCTGCCCGATGCCTTGTGTGCAATTTGTCGTTATGGTGCTTGTACGTTATTAATCATACTAGCTTCTCTAGATactattgtattttttgaatattattctTTTACTTtgttaaagtaatttttaaatttttttttgttaaagtaatttttcgaAGGAGAAACAGAGAGAATATTAATGGTAGATGCGATAGTTGCGCTCTTTCAAAActgatgaattttcagaaactaaaagaaaatcaaagatttataattaaatataaaacagaaaaaatcgaattacaACTTCAGTTCTTAATTTGGCAAGAATCTCCGGAATAACTATTGTCACAAACACAAATGTATGCTTCAGCAAACGCAAAATCGTACTCCACGTGGCCATGCCCAAGACAGTCGGGAATTTGACCAGTTGGACCTGAAAAAAGTACTTTTAGTGGGTTGGAAGCcggggaatttttttctaataatgagatttcacaaaaaatgtgacggcACTCCAACATTAATAGGATACCTCTCATGTATGGTAGCTGATCTCTGTTACAGTAATAATTTCCATTCGAATCCACATTTGTACAATTTGGATTAATTTGTCCTACTCCTGGTCTGCACTGGAATGATCGATTCACAATAAACTCGCCGGCCACAAACTGAATATCGTATTTGCTTTCAGTTCCAGGAACACAGTCCACCGTGCTCTTTGGTTTAGAATCACAGAAGAATGGGACGATTGGGTAGTGTGGGAAGCTTCCCTCGTCGGCAAAAATGTAGTCGATTGGAATTGTTTGGGAAGCGTCATATTTGGAACTGACAGCACCGGTGCAATCGGTGAAGACGGCGTAGCCCTGGAATTTTATCAATGATGCATCGTGAGTCATATATGATAGAAagtttagagttttttttgaaacctacaattagaatattgaaaattagtcaaatttttcacaaaactttATCTATAAGACTTAAAACAACCTTTCGATTTAGGCAAGtaaaaattatgttcaaaaaatatcggaACTTATGTATAaggctttgaaaaaattaaatcgacCTTTctaaagtttccaaaaatatgaaagtgGGATTTTCGTGAAAACTTACCGCGTGACTAGTATAGCAATCATTCATCAATTTCATTCTCAACGCTGCTCCCTGATACTCATCAACTTTATCAAGTGTATTTCCGCCCATTGGATCTTCCAAAGTAGCATAAGATCCATAGTGGTACAAGGCACTTGTCGTCCATACTCTTACCATTGCAACCGATCCATCAATAAGACTTGATTGATAGATAACTTGATATGTTGAACTTTCTTTCAGTTGTACAGTTGCATAGTAGAAGTTGGTGCCTTGCAAGCTTCCCGGCTCAAACTGTACGGTTTTCTGATTGGCTTGAGATTGGTAGAAGGTAACTTCAATTCCATTGGTGTTAGGGTAGTTGAAGTTTCCCCCTACAAAATatcgatattttgaatttctgagaaaGCAACTTACATCCATTTAGCCCTACGCTTATAGTAATAGTAAAATTGACATAACTCTGAGTTTCTGAATGAGGAACTCTAAGTTTTCCTATTTGTTTTTGAGCAGCATTTGTTCTGTCAGCAAAACTTCGTGTGATTGTCAAACTATCCAAATATGCAGTACCcatcaaatattgaaataccttgaattaaaacattattaaacgaaacatagaaaatttaatgtaCCTGAGCCAGAGGTTTTCCGTAATCTCCTAAGACAAAATGAGCATTACTGTTTGCGGCTAGCGtagtgaaaattttggcacttGCTGTTACAATTGGGATCTGTTGCACGTAGCTGTTGGCAGAACTGATTGGGAAGATCTTCACATTGTTATTAGTAATAGTGTCATATTCACTTGATGTTAGATCTGCGTTAGCAGCTGGCCATCTATTGACAAGAAGCACTACCATTGAACTTTCCAAAGGACGTCCAGATGCAGCAAGGAAACCctagaatttggaaaatcaacaTAAAAAATACCAATGCCTCAATTCATTTGATTCAATTCTTACCGACACTACTGACAAAACATCAGAAGTCTGTGTGCTACTTGCtgcattttttgagtttggtGGGTTGCTATTTAGAGCAGAAGAGAAggatctgaaaataagaacatttttgagttttgttaagacaatattttcattaaaaaattatttttttttgaataaaactttgaaTGAAAACTCACAGAACATCATCAAAATAAGTGATATTCTCTAAACCAGCAGCCGTATCAAATTGAACCATTGCCAGTTTCGTATAGTTATGCCTATTAGCAGACACAGTTTGTATAACGACATCTTTCATTTGATTATATGTTGAGATGTCAAAATCAGCAGCGTaagcaaataaaaatgttgaatgcTTTTCTCCAATATTACAGTATTCATCGTActcctctgaaaaattgaaaatatggtCTATAAAttctcattgatttttttttctaaaaatctaaaatttcaaggaAATTATATGTATTTTGGTTGTGCTTCTGGTATGTGCCTGAAAtgctttctgaaattaattcaaatataGAATAGGAATAAAGTCGAGAAGTCAGAacattttggtatttttataGTCTTTCTGATAAGAGGAGCTCTTTATACTGGTGTGTGACCggcataaaattttattacccCAGACGTGGAAGCGAAACAGGAATATGGAAAATCAAGGAGCATTTCTAAAGGTTCTAAAGGTTTTTTAACGTTTCATTTACCTTTTTTTACTATtagattttatgttttttcgggatttttattcaaggcattcaatttttattaattcaaaacGTTATTAGCTTCATAGAAcacattttcgcaaaaaatacttttgaatGAAACAATCGTTTTGTTTATGAAAATTACAAACCAAGAG includes:
- the Y51H4A.24 gene encoding EGF-like domain-containing protein (Partially confirmed by transcript evidence), whose product is MKDVVIQTVSANRHNYTKLAMVQFDTAAGLENITYFDDVLSFSSALNSNPPNSKNAASSTQTSDVLSVVSGFLAASGRPLESSMVVLLVNRWPAANADLTSSEYDTITNNNVKIFPISSANSYVQQIPIVTASAKIFTTLAANSNAHFVLGDYGKPLAQVFQYLMGTAYLDSLTITRSFADRTNAAQKQIGKLRVPHSETQSYVNFTITISVGLNGWGNFNYPNTNGIEVTFYQSQANQKTVQFEPGSLQGTNFYYATVQLKESSTYQVIYQSSLIDGSVAMVRVWTTSALYHYGSYATLEDPMGGNTLDKVDEYQGAALRMKLMNDCYTSHAGYAVFTDCTGAVSSKYDASQTIPIDYIFADEGSFPHYPIVPFFCDSKPKSTVDCVPGTESKYDIQFVAGEFIVNRSFQCRPGVGQINPNCTNVDSNGNYYCNRDQLPYMRGPTGQIPDCLGHGHVEYDFAFAEAYICVCDNSYSGDSCQIKN
- the Y51H4A.25 gene encoding EGF-like domain-containing protein (Partially confirmed by transcript evidence), with the protein product MLQKTALIIGALSLIAGAFSDDCPSFFTKDDNGTCTIRQCLNGGYLDVSKQICICPSGYLGIHCEADYHHSNAERSYQKVTHLGPCYMYLENYDFSEFSNEKR
- the Y51H4A.25 gene encoding EGF-like domain-containing protein (Confirmed by transcript evidence); protein product: MLQKTALIIGALSLIAGAFSDDCPSFFTKDDNGTCTIRQCLNGGYLDVSKQICICPSGYLGIHCEAGMYQIVN